The following proteins come from a genomic window of Burkholderia stabilis:
- a CDS encoding ferritin-like domain-containing protein, with protein sequence MSTAGELPASRQVAHGERFDCLDAPVPRGAARVRAYLVDRIKRAAIRQLHRSTHGERWMLRMYLIGEEATECALHEDWTGQPPDWLAPRIEQHLADERRHADAFADALRVRGVTPSTKPHAPDWLSRRKIMRWRRLAQRHAPHFAQGVLVPAYATGLCAEQMAMRVLARHCATIGEAHPLYPLLARVLADETRHVRLCSDTLRRLVAPSEAAQLAALLDEIRAIEAGFGVTGALAMYAAGWVQSLRPRA encoded by the coding sequence ATGAGCACGGCAGGCGAGTTGCCCGCGTCACGGCAGGTGGCGCACGGCGAACGCTTCGACTGTCTCGATGCGCCCGTGCCGCGCGGCGCGGCGCGGGTGCGCGCGTATCTCGTCGATCGCATCAAGCGTGCTGCGATCCGGCAGCTGCATCGCAGCACGCATGGCGAGCGCTGGATGCTGCGCATGTACCTGATCGGCGAGGAAGCGACCGAGTGCGCGCTGCACGAGGACTGGACCGGACAACCGCCGGACTGGCTCGCACCGCGCATCGAGCAGCATCTCGCGGACGAGCGCCGTCACGCGGACGCGTTTGCGGATGCGCTGCGCGTGCGTGGCGTTACACCATCGACGAAGCCGCACGCGCCCGACTGGTTGAGCCGGCGCAAGATCATGCGATGGCGCCGGCTCGCGCAGCGCCATGCACCGCATTTTGCGCAGGGCGTGCTCGTGCCGGCCTATGCGACGGGCCTGTGCGCGGAACAGATGGCGATGCGCGTGCTCGCCCGCCACTGCGCGACGATCGGCGAAGCGCATCCGCTGTATCCGCTGCTCGCGCGCGTGCTTGCCGACGAGACGCGGCACGTCCGGCTTTGTTCGGATACGCTGCGCCGTCTCGTGGCGCCGTCCGAGGCCGCGCAGCTTGCCGCATTGCTGGACGAGATTCGCGCGATCGAAGCCGGCTTCGGCGTGACGGGCGCGCTGGCGATGTACGCGGCCGGATGGGTCCAGTCGCTGCGTCCGCGCGCATGA
- the tolB gene encoding Tol-Pal system beta propeller repeat protein TolB, whose product MSLMTKLGFRALVASCLIAAGNAANAQVNVLITGVGSTQFPIATANFANEAGLPQQVTSIVRADLARSGKFTNVDAGSTPVPETASVDLGAWKAKGANAFVAGSVNREANGQYKVNFILYDTVKQQSLGGLSLTATDTTLRTAGHKIADYIYQKLLGVRGVFATRLSYVIKTGNRYQLQISDSDGQNARIALSSTEPIISPAWSPSGTKVAYVSFERKKPIVYIHDLPTGRRYMVSDQKGNNSAPAWSPDSNTLAVALSLTGNTQIYTVNANGGGLRRLTQSSSIDTEPFYSPDGRWIYFTSDRGGAPQIYRMPAQGESAGAAQRVTFTGSYNTSPRVSPDGKLLAYISRTGGGFKLYVQDLQSGAANAITNTNRDESPSFAANGQYLLYATQSGGRNVLAAVPSDGSAPPQILSVQGGSVREPSWGPFMQ is encoded by the coding sequence ATGAGTTTGATGACAAAACTAGGTTTCAGGGCACTCGTGGCCTCGTGTCTGATTGCGGCGGGCAACGCCGCTAACGCCCAGGTCAACGTGCTGATCACCGGTGTCGGGTCGACCCAGTTCCCCATCGCCACCGCGAACTTCGCGAACGAGGCCGGCCTGCCGCAGCAGGTCACGTCGATCGTTCGCGCCGACCTCGCCCGCAGCGGCAAATTCACCAACGTCGACGCGGGCAGCACGCCCGTGCCCGAGACCGCATCGGTCGATCTCGGCGCATGGAAGGCCAAGGGCGCGAATGCATTCGTCGCCGGCAGCGTGAACCGCGAGGCGAACGGCCAGTACAAGGTCAACTTCATCCTGTACGACACCGTGAAGCAGCAAAGCCTCGGCGGCCTGTCGCTGACGGCCACCGACACCACGCTGCGCACGGCCGGCCACAAGATCGCCGACTACATCTACCAGAAGCTGCTCGGCGTGCGCGGCGTATTCGCGACGCGCCTGTCGTACGTGATCAAGACCGGCAACCGCTACCAGCTGCAGATCTCGGATTCGGACGGCCAGAACGCGCGCATCGCGCTGTCGAGCACCGAGCCGATCATCTCGCCGGCCTGGTCGCCGAGCGGCACGAAGGTCGCGTACGTGTCGTTCGAGCGCAAGAAGCCGATCGTCTACATCCATGACCTGCCGACCGGCCGCCGCTACATGGTCTCCGACCAGAAGGGCAACAACAGCGCGCCGGCATGGTCGCCGGACAGCAACACGCTCGCGGTCGCGCTGTCGCTGACGGGCAATACGCAAATCTATACGGTCAACGCGAACGGCGGCGGCCTGCGCCGTCTCACGCAGAGCAGCTCGATCGACACCGAGCCGTTCTACTCGCCGGACGGCCGCTGGATCTACTTCACGAGCGATCGCGGCGGTGCGCCGCAGATCTACCGGATGCCCGCACAAGGCGAAAGCGCCGGCGCCGCACAGCGCGTGACCTTCACCGGCAGCTACAACACGAGCCCGCGCGTGAGCCCGGACGGCAAGCTGCTCGCTTACATCTCCCGCACCGGCGGGGGCTTCAAGCTGTACGTTCAGGATCTGCAATCCGGCGCGGCGAACGCCATCACGAATACGAATCGCGACGAATCGCCGAGCTTCGCGGCAAACGGCCAGTACCTCCTGTACGCTACCCAGTCGGGTGGTCGCAACGTTCTGGCTGCAGTGCCCTCCGACGGCAGCGCGCCGCCGCAAATCCTGTCCGTCCAGGGCGGCTCCGTTCGCGAGCCGTCGTGGGGGCCCTTCATGCAATGA
- a CDS encoding YncE family protein, with amino-acid sequence MKVDFKPRVVRRAMFSVAFTMLAAGVYAQTEPARTDAPAVIPVGNGPAGIAFGPDGKHLYVTSNGDNAVAVIDVAAARRVRDLGDPPAKAARDGCPDNFCRGIGATGIAIATDERHAYVSSMRADSLARLDLDSARVDGVAKVQRFPQAVAVSPDGARAYVLNVVANSVSVVDLATFRTLGKPIALSGGNAGNQPFGRPAALALSADGRRLFVTNGVAGGIDAFDTQTRAQVGTIADADAYDVAVEPGSGDLVALFRDGIAAYDANTLRPRQAAQYCRALTSYHFAFSPDGRTVAFSLPQENTVLIADRATGMLRAAYRTGEWPLALAFSPDGSRLAVLNASQAGSVSLFDARDPGRLADYVAASGELFCRPAAQAASQ; translated from the coding sequence GTGAAGGTGGATTTCAAGCCGCGTGTCGTGCGGCGGGCCATGTTTTCGGTGGCGTTCACGATGCTGGCGGCCGGCGTATACGCGCAAACGGAGCCGGCCAGGACCGATGCGCCGGCCGTCATCCCGGTCGGCAACGGCCCGGCCGGTATCGCGTTCGGGCCGGACGGCAAGCATCTGTACGTCACCAGCAACGGCGACAACGCCGTTGCGGTGATCGACGTTGCCGCCGCGCGTCGTGTGCGCGATCTCGGCGATCCACCGGCGAAAGCGGCCAGGGATGGTTGCCCCGACAATTTCTGTCGCGGGATCGGCGCGACGGGTATCGCGATCGCCACCGACGAGCGCCATGCTTACGTCAGCTCGATGCGCGCCGATTCGCTGGCGAGACTCGATCTCGACAGCGCGCGTGTCGATGGCGTCGCGAAAGTGCAGCGCTTTCCGCAGGCCGTCGCCGTGTCGCCGGACGGCGCGCGCGCGTATGTCCTGAACGTGGTCGCCAACTCGGTATCCGTCGTCGATCTCGCGACGTTCCGCACGCTCGGCAAGCCGATTGCGCTGAGCGGCGGGAATGCCGGCAACCAGCCCTTCGGGCGGCCTGCCGCACTGGCACTGTCTGCGGACGGCCGGCGCCTGTTCGTGACGAACGGCGTGGCGGGTGGCATCGACGCATTCGACACGCAGACGCGCGCGCAGGTCGGTACGATCGCCGATGCCGATGCATACGACGTCGCGGTCGAGCCGGGTTCCGGCGATCTGGTCGCGCTGTTTCGTGACGGCATCGCGGCTTATGACGCGAACACGCTTCGGCCGCGCCAGGCCGCGCAGTATTGCCGCGCGCTGACGAGTTATCACTTCGCGTTCAGCCCGGACGGCCGCACGGTGGCGTTCAGCCTGCCGCAGGAAAACACGGTGCTGATCGCCGATCGCGCGACGGGCATGCTGCGCGCCGCGTATCGCACTGGTGAATGGCCGCTTGCGCTGGCGTTCAGCCCCGACGGTAGCCGGCTCGCCGTGCTCAATGCGAGCCAGGCCGGCAGCGTGTCGTTGTTCGATGCGCGCGATCCGGGGCGGCTGGCCGACTATGTGGCCGCCAGCGGCGAGCTGTTCTGCCGACCGGCCGCGCAGGCCGCGTCGCAATGA
- a CDS encoding phosphatase PAP2 family protein, translating to MSTLSFRDDRRLDIRQMLAATFGMAAGLVIFFLLERGVTPRYVFATEIDARIPFIAWSWFVYVGFFPFVIALAAYARPPAFAAFKEAVLIAFVAGVVCFLLFPEIVPRPDVAEIGNAFVRHRLARMWQLDLAANGFPSLHVAVTCLACRMLADRRRLAVAAIGVLICASTLTLKQHTVADVAGGVALAAVSALWVERRSPRRRLA from the coding sequence ATGAGCACCTTGTCGTTTCGTGACGATCGCCGGCTCGATATCCGGCAGATGCTGGCCGCGACGTTCGGCATGGCCGCGGGCCTCGTGATCTTCTTTCTGCTGGAACGCGGTGTCACGCCGCGCTATGTGTTTGCCACGGAGATCGATGCGCGGATTCCATTCATCGCGTGGTCGTGGTTCGTCTATGTCGGTTTCTTTCCGTTCGTGATTGCGCTCGCCGCATACGCGCGGCCGCCTGCGTTCGCCGCGTTCAAGGAGGCCGTGCTGATCGCGTTCGTGGCCGGTGTCGTCTGCTTCCTGCTGTTTCCGGAAATCGTGCCGCGGCCGGACGTCGCGGAGATCGGCAACGCGTTCGTGCGGCATCGTCTCGCGCGCATGTGGCAGCTCGATCTCGCGGCGAACGGTTTTCCGAGCCTGCATGTCGCGGTGACGTGCCTCGCCTGCCGGATGCTGGCGGACCGGCGCCGGCTCGCGGTGGCGGCGATCGGCGTGCTGATCTGTGCGTCGACGCTGACGCTCAAGCAGCATACGGTCGCCGACGTGGCGGGCGGCGTGGCGCTCGCAGCAGTCAGTGCGCTGTGGGTCGAGCGGCGTTCGCCGCGCAGGAGGCTCGCATGA
- a CDS encoding fatty acid desaturase family protein — translation MTDVLLHHAGSNAELARFVPDPALFRVNALRVGAALAGDWLMIAAAFAGAIAFAHPLAYACAAIVIARSQLALAVMMHEGAHGSLARSRRINDVLGQVFAAGPLWLSLRTYRAGHLKHHRAPMQADDPVALLFGVHDYPVTRRQLIGRLLAYACGIGYVTSVVKLARGEFAHALPKVRKSRAYAAWEVASMLAANGVLFGALALAGHPLLYVALWIAPSVTLLPLAGQVRAIFEHAGLPAGSDQSRNARTIGRRSWQTFLFGPHAIHFHIEHHLFARMPFHNLPIVHRQLAQRQLLPDANLYAGYGAVLRDVSVR, via the coding sequence ATGACGGACGTCCTTCTTCACCATGCCGGATCGAACGCCGAGCTTGCGCGGTTCGTGCCCGATCCCGCGTTGTTCCGCGTGAACGCTTTGCGCGTCGGCGCGGCGTTGGCAGGCGACTGGCTGATGATTGCCGCGGCGTTCGCGGGTGCGATCGCGTTTGCGCATCCGCTCGCGTATGCGTGCGCCGCGATCGTGATCGCGCGCAGCCAGCTCGCGCTTGCCGTGATGATGCACGAAGGCGCGCACGGGTCGCTCGCGCGGAGCCGTCGCATCAACGACGTGCTTGGCCAGGTGTTCGCGGCAGGACCGCTGTGGCTGTCGCTGCGCACGTATCGAGCGGGTCATCTGAAGCATCATCGCGCGCCGATGCAGGCGGACGATCCCGTTGCACTGCTGTTCGGCGTTCACGACTATCCGGTGACGCGCAGGCAACTGATCGGTCGCCTGCTCGCGTACGCGTGCGGCATCGGCTACGTGACGAGCGTCGTGAAGCTCGCGCGCGGCGAGTTCGCGCATGCGTTGCCGAAGGTTCGGAAGTCGCGTGCGTATGCCGCGTGGGAAGTCGCGTCGATGCTGGCCGCCAACGGTGTGCTGTTCGGCGCGCTCGCGCTGGCCGGACATCCGCTGCTGTACGTCGCCTTGTGGATCGCGCCGTCCGTCACGCTTCTGCCGCTTGCCGGGCAGGTGCGCGCGATTTTCGAGCACGCGGGGCTGCCGGCCGGCTCGGACCAGAGCCGCAACGCGCGCACGATCGGCCGGCGTTCGTGGCAGACGTTCCTGTTCGGCCCGCATGCGATTCATTTTCATATCGAACATCACCTGTTCGCGAGGATGCCGTTCCATAACCTGCCGATCGTGCATCGGCAACTCGCGCAGCGGCAGTTGCTGCCCGATGCCAATCTGTACGCGGGATACGGGGCGGTGCTGCGCGACGTGAGCGTGCGCTGA
- the tolR gene encoding protein TolR — MAGSPIRSSMRGGRSRRAMADINVVPYIDVMLVLLVIFMVTAPLVAPSIINLPTVGNAAPQEQTPPVVVNIKADRTMSVKYKGDSGATQEDTMTKAELDSFISARQADHPDQPVVIAADKTVQYDAVMTVMSDLKARGVKRVGLLVKSQ; from the coding sequence ATGGCAGGAAGCCCCATCCGATCCAGCATGCGCGGCGGCCGCTCGCGCCGCGCGATGGCCGACATCAACGTCGTGCCGTACATCGACGTGATGCTGGTGCTGCTCGTGATCTTCATGGTCACCGCACCGCTCGTCGCCCCGTCGATCATCAACCTGCCGACCGTCGGCAACGCCGCGCCGCAGGAGCAGACGCCGCCCGTCGTCGTCAACATCAAGGCCGACCGCACGATGAGCGTCAAGTACAAGGGCGACTCGGGCGCGACCCAGGAAGACACGATGACGAAGGCCGAGCTCGACAGCTTCATCTCGGCCCGGCAGGCCGATCATCCCGACCAGCCGGTCGTGATCGCGGCCGACAAGACCGTGCAGTACGATGCGGTCATGACCGTGATGTCGGATCTGAAGGCGCGCGGCGTCAAGCGCGTCGGCCTCCTCGTCAAATCGCAATGA
- the pal gene encoding peptidoglycan-associated lipoprotein Pal → MMSNKARLALAVMMISALAACKSGVKLDDKANNAGAVSTQPSADNVAQVNVDPLNDPNSPLAKRSIYFDFDSYSVKDDYQSLMQQHAQYLKSHPQRHVLIQGNTDERGTSEYNLALGQKRAEAVRRAMALLGVNDSQMEAVSLGKEKPQATGHDEASWAQNRRADLVYQQ, encoded by the coding sequence ATGATGTCGAATAAAGCTCGTCTGGCCTTGGCCGTGATGATGATCAGCGCGCTCGCAGCGTGCAAGTCGGGCGTGAAGCTCGACGACAAGGCGAACAACGCGGGTGCGGTCAGCACGCAACCGAGCGCCGACAACGTCGCGCAAGTGAACGTCGATCCGCTGAACGACCCGAACAGCCCGCTCGCGAAGCGCAGCATCTACTTCGACTTCGACAGCTATTCGGTGAAGGACGATTACCAGTCGCTGATGCAGCAGCACGCTCAGTACCTGAAGAGCCACCCGCAGCGTCACGTGCTGATCCAGGGCAACACCGACGAACGCGGCACGAGCGAGTACAACCTCGCGCTGGGCCAGAAGCGTGCGGAAGCCGTCCGCCGCGCGATGGCGCTGCTCGGCGTGAACGATTCGCAGATGGAAGCCGTGAGCCTCGGCAAGGAAAAGCCGCAGGCAACGGGTCACGACGAAGCATCGTGGGCGCAGAACCGTCGCGCCGACCTCGTCTACCAACAGTAA
- the ybgF gene encoding tol-pal system protein YbgF: protein MTHRVTWLRAAAAFCVAGAAWSAAPAHAGVFDDNEARRAVLDLRSKTDNLASQLSAAQRTILDQSGRLDQLNQQVATLRGENEDLTNRLTTLERQQKEYYQDLDTRLKKFEPQQATIDGVEGTVQPGETDALSAAQQQFRNGNFKAAAASFRSFIAKYPQSPYQPTAQYWLGNAQYALRDYRGSTATWQGIVSKYPQHPRAADALVAIGTNQLEQGQKAAAKKTFEQVVSQYAGSNAAQTAQGKLETIK from the coding sequence ATGACGCACCGTGTAACCTGGCTGCGTGCAGCCGCAGCCTTCTGCGTCGCCGGCGCGGCGTGGTCGGCCGCGCCGGCGCACGCCGGCGTGTTCGACGACAACGAAGCGCGCCGCGCCGTGCTCGACCTGCGCAGCAAGACCGACAACCTGGCGAGCCAGTTGTCCGCCGCCCAGCGTACGATCCTCGATCAATCCGGCCGTCTCGACCAGCTGAACCAGCAGGTCGCGACGCTGCGCGGCGAGAACGAGGACCTGACGAACCGGCTGACGACACTCGAACGGCAGCAGAAGGAGTACTACCAGGATCTCGACACGCGGCTCAAGAAGTTCGAGCCGCAGCAGGCGACGATCGACGGTGTCGAAGGCACCGTGCAGCCGGGTGAAACGGATGCGCTCAGCGCGGCGCAGCAGCAGTTCCGCAACGGCAACTTCAAGGCGGCAGCGGCTTCGTTCCGCAGCTTCATCGCGAAGTATCCGCAGAGCCCCTACCAGCCGACCGCGCAGTACTGGCTCGGCAATGCGCAATACGCGCTGCGCGACTACCGCGGTTCGACCGCGACGTGGCAAGGGATCGTCAGCAAGTACCCGCAGCACCCGCGCGCAGCCGACGCCCTCGTGGCGATCGGTACGAACCAGCTCGAGCAAGGCCAGAAGGCGGCCGCAAAGAAGACGTTCGAGCAGGTCGTGTCGCAGTACGCCGGGTCGAACGCAGCACAGACGGCGCAGGGCAAGCTCGAAACGATCAAATAA
- the tolA gene encoding cell envelope integrity protein TolA has product MNAQQSTRSTGYPPRPPRERGTWRAFALAALMHVLLALFLYHGVQWQNSTPAGAEAELWTEMPDVPAPRPVVTPTPPAKVAPPPPPVRDEQADIALQQKKRQQEAAAREALLEQQRRAQQLKAQQEDDARRAQLAAQQAAALAAQKAADREKQKQADKLKQQQLAEQQKLEQQKLQQQKQAQLEAQQAAKAKADAAAKAKAEAQAKAKAEATARAKASAAANAKLDRERSARLAQMQGLSGAGEGGGEGLAKSGTGTGSGGNAATPGYADKVRRRVKPNIVWGGERAGLTTVVKIRCTPSGDVLSASVSRSSGNSGWDQAVVNAIHASVPLPPDSNGRTPSDITITFKAAE; this is encoded by the coding sequence ATGAACGCGCAGCAATCCACGCGCAGCACCGGCTATCCGCCTCGGCCTCCTCGCGAGCGCGGCACGTGGCGCGCGTTCGCGCTCGCCGCGCTGATGCACGTGCTGCTCGCGCTGTTTCTCTATCACGGCGTGCAGTGGCAGAACAGCACGCCGGCCGGCGCCGAAGCCGAACTGTGGACCGAGATGCCCGACGTACCCGCACCGCGGCCTGTCGTCACGCCCACGCCGCCCGCGAAGGTCGCGCCGCCCCCTCCCCCGGTACGGGACGAGCAGGCCGACATCGCGTTGCAGCAGAAGAAGCGCCAGCAGGAAGCGGCCGCGCGCGAAGCGCTGCTCGAGCAGCAGCGCCGCGCGCAGCAACTGAAGGCGCAGCAGGAAGACGACGCCCGGCGCGCCCAGCTTGCCGCGCAGCAGGCAGCCGCACTCGCCGCGCAAAAGGCCGCCGACCGCGAAAAGCAGAAGCAGGCCGACAAGCTCAAGCAACAGCAGCTCGCCGAGCAGCAGAAGCTCGAACAGCAGAAACTCCAGCAGCAGAAGCAGGCGCAGCTCGAAGCGCAGCAGGCGGCGAAAGCGAAGGCTGACGCGGCCGCGAAGGCAAAGGCGGAAGCCCAGGCCAAGGCGAAGGCCGAAGCCACGGCACGCGCGAAGGCCAGCGCGGCGGCAAACGCGAAGCTCGACCGCGAGCGCAGCGCGCGTCTCGCGCAGATGCAGGGTCTGTCCGGCGCCGGTGAAGGCGGCGGCGAAGGCCTCGCGAAAAGCGGCACGGGCACGGGTTCCGGCGGCAACGCCGCGACGCCCGGCTATGCCGACAAGGTGCGCCGCCGCGTCAAGCCGAACATCGTTTGGGGTGGCGAGCGCGCAGGCCTGACCACCGTCGTCAAGATTCGGTGCACGCCGTCCGGTGACGTATTGAGCGCATCGGTTTCCCGTTCCAGCGGGAATTCGGGGTGGGATCAAGCCGTGGTCAATGCGATCCACGCATCGGTCCCGTTGCCGCCCGATTCTAACGGTCGTACCCCGTCGGACATTACGATTACCTTCAAGGCGGCGGAGTGA